In the genome of Candidatus Binatia bacterium, the window GAGCGCACGGTCGACTTCGTCATGATTCAGGACCAATTGCACCGGATCGCTCACCGCGAACACGAAGGGAGTGATGACCAACTCGAGCGGCCGACCCCCGGCGAAGGCTGGCAACTCGTCCAGACGCCCGAGCAGTTGCCCCTGTCCGCGTAAATCGATGCCGACTTCTTCGTGGGTTTCGCGTGCTGCGGTCATGACTAAGTCGTCATCTGACGGATGCTGCCGCCCACCCGGCAGCGCCATATGCCCTGACCACGGGTCACCGGCACGCTGAGAGCGGCGGATGGCGACGAACTCAGCCCCACCGTCGCCTTCGCGCAACACTACAGCCACGGCAGCGCGCGAATAACCGTTGCCCGGCAATACAGAAGGCCGATGCGTCAGCAGGCACTCTTGGATCCAGTCGATCTTCATCGAGATGTCGGTCGCAAGGATCTTGCCGCCGCGTTCAGCCGGGGCTGTCCACGGAATGCCATACGCCAAGTCTGTCTAATCCAAGGCCTGAGGATCGGCACGGGCGATCAGGGTACGGAGGTCTTCACAGTGGAGGAGCTCCTCCCGGCACAACCCTTCGAAAAGCCCTGCCGTTTGCGGGAATGTTTCGGCGAACCGTATTGCCAGCTCCCGCAGACGCTGCGTCGAACGACGGTGAGCCTCGAGGTCCTGGAGGAGACGAGCCCAATGGTTCAACGCGCTGCGCGACGGTGACCCGGATGAGACAGACGGAACGTCGGCTCCTGCAGCCTCGAGTGCCTGACGCAGGCGCTCGAGTTGCTTCGCCTCGCCCGACGCCAGGAGCCTCAACGCGTCGGCGCTGTAACGTTGAGGGGCCAGTTCGGCGTGTCGCACCAGCTGTGCTGTGCACCTGGCGCAATCGATATATGACTGGATCAACGCGGCAATGGCCTCGCTTGCGGTACCGGCATTTCCACCAATGACCAAACGAGACAGCTTTTCCAGGACGCCCATAATACTGGCCAAAC includes:
- a CDS encoding CoA pyrophosphatase; this translates as MAYGIPWTAPAERGGKILATDISMKIDWIQECLLTHRPSVLPGNGYSRAAVAVVLREGDGGAEFVAIRRSQRAGDPWSGHMALPGGRQHPSDDDLVMTAARETHEEVGIDLRGQGQLLGRLDELPAFAGGRPLELVITPFVFAVSDPVQLVLNHDEVDRALWVPLSFLRDREAQGSIRFSLGGQEMEQNAFLYQGHTIWGLTYRILTGLLGVL